One Cynocephalus volans isolate mCynVol1 chromosome 5, mCynVol1.pri, whole genome shotgun sequence DNA window includes the following coding sequences:
- the LOC134378633 gene encoding uncharacterized protein LOC134378633, with translation MGKQPARRDISPEGRANRLDAGITPSRRKKHQHLHGQQVAIIHCPGHQRGNNPVAAGNRRADEAAKQAALSVRVLAETIKLQEPIEPAQARTKPRELTPDQGKEFIQRLHQLTHLGPEKLLQLTSRTSLSIPNLRSTVQEVANRCPACAMTNATTTYRETGKRQRGDRPGVYWEVDFTEALEVVKTQIWDQIKEVYEPGAVAIPHPFQVGDQVLVRRH, from the exons atgggcaagcagcctgccagaagggacatcagcccagaaggccgagctaatcgccttgacgcaggcattacgcctagccgaaggaaaaaacatcaacatctacacggacagcaggtcgccattatccactgcccgggccaccagagaggaaataaccctgtggcggccgggaaccggagggccgacgaggctgcaaaacaagccgccctgtcggtcagggtgctagcagaaactataaagcttcaagagccaatcgagcctgctcaagctaggaccaagccaagagagctcactcctgaccagggaaaagaattcattcagcggttacatcagctaacacacttaggaccagaaaagctccttcaactaacgagccgcaccagcctctccatcccgaatctccggtccaccgttcaagaagtcgccaatcggtgtccggcttgtgccatgactaatgcgactaccacctaccgagagaccggaaaaagacaacggggagatcgacccggcgtatactgggaagtagactttacagag gctttagaagttgtaaaaacccagatctgggaccagatcaaggaggtatacgagccaggtgccgtggccatccctcatccgttccaggtcggagaccaagtgctggtcagacgccattga